The following proteins come from a genomic window of Methyloceanibacter stevinii:
- a CDS encoding PTS sugar transporter subunit IIA, protein MIGVVIVTHGNLACEFRAALEHVVGPQEQVETISIGPDDDLDARRADMLAALAKVDSGDGVVVLTDMFGGSPSNLAISAMEKPDVEVVAGVNLPMLVKLASVRGECGLEEAITQAQEAGRKYISVASQILAAH, encoded by the coding sequence ATGATCGGCGTCGTCATCGTGACCCACGGTAATCTGGCTTGCGAGTTCCGGGCAGCATTGGAGCATGTCGTCGGTCCTCAGGAGCAAGTCGAAACGATTTCGATCGGACCGGACGACGATCTCGATGCGCGGCGCGCGGACATGCTCGCGGCGCTCGCCAAGGTCGATTCCGGCGACGGCGTTGTCGTCCTCACCGACATGTTCGGAGGCTCGCCGTCGAACCTTGCGATCTCGGCGATGGAAAAACCCGACGTCGAGGTCGTAGCCGGCGTCAACCTGCCGATGCTCGTGAAGCTGGCGAGCGTGCGCGGCGAATGCGGCCTCGAGGAAGCGATCACCCAGGCGCAGGAGGCCGGCCGCAAATATATCAGTGTCGCCAGCCAGATCCTCGCGGCGCACTAG
- a CDS encoding HPr kinase/phosphorylase has translation MTRDPVRDDDRETVHGTCVALGTDAVLLRGDSGTGKSDLALRFLALPVSEAGQPALVADDQVCLTATDDGLVASPPPTLAGLIEVRGLGIQTVSFAGSARLVVVCDLVAAQDVPRMPPDPWDRTVLAGSELPVLKLAPFEASAPLKLRLAIVAATAHLRGVNIRV, from the coding sequence ATGACGCGCGATCCTGTCCGCGACGATGATCGAGAGACCGTTCACGGCACCTGCGTCGCACTGGGGACGGATGCCGTCTTGCTGCGCGGTGACTCGGGAACCGGCAAGTCCGACCTGGCCTTACGCTTTCTGGCCCTGCCGGTCAGCGAAGCGGGACAGCCGGCCCTCGTTGCCGACGATCAAGTTTGTTTGACGGCCACGGACGACGGCCTAGTGGCGAGCCCCCCGCCAACTCTCGCGGGGCTCATTGAAGTGCGCGGGCTCGGAATTCAGACTGTCTCCTTTGCAGGTTCGGCGCGGCTGGTTGTCGTGTGCGATCTCGTGGCCGCACAGGATGTTCCCCGCATGCCCCCGGACCCCTGGGACCGGACCGTGCTGGCGGGAAGCGAGCTTCCTGTGCTCAAATTGGCGCCATTCGAGGCATCCGCGCCGTTGAAGCTTAGACTGGCGATCGTCGCCGCCACGGCGCACTTGCGCGGCGTGAACATTCGGGTTTAG